From Saccopteryx leptura isolate mSacLep1 chromosome 3, mSacLep1_pri_phased_curated, whole genome shotgun sequence, one genomic window encodes:
- the SYNC gene encoding syncoilin isoform X3: protein MASPEPRRGGDGAAQAARETRAEANSSFQGEEYSDSLDEARILNPEVTLSLEGTFNLEDIIFLGDTGDFDDTLYVEETEEPGETLFIEETGKPSEALNVGETGKPEETLCVEETGEPEETVCVEETGESKETLCVEETGKPKETRCVEEPEEPVETGEPAETGEPDKTSPEQVVYGGETLTDEETTNPGESLQAGPGPSTEDNLSIEDLELLEGRFQQCVQAVAQLEEERDQLIHELVLLREPALQEVQQVHQDILAAYKLHAQAELERDGLREEIRLVKQKLFKVTKECVAHQYQLECRRQDVAQFADFREVLTARAAVLSEELTKLRDAYQKQKEQLRQQLETPPSQGDGHFLQESRRLSAQFENLMAESRQGLEEEYEPQLLRLLERKEAAAKALQKTQAEIQEMKEALRPLQAEAQQLHLLNRNLEDQITLVRQKRDEEVQQYREQLEKMEERQRQLRSGVQLQQQKNKEMEQLRLSLAEELSTYKGCLETYGRICNPETTKKTS from the exons ATGGCCAGCCCGGAGCCCCGGCGCGGCGGGGACGGCGCCGCCCAGGCCGCGAG GGAAACAAGAGCTGAAGCCAATTCTTCTTTTCAAGGGGAGGAATACTCTGACTCCCTGGATGAGGCGAGGATCTTGAACCCAGAAGTTACTCTATCTTTGGAGGGGACCTTCAACTTAGAGGACATTATCTTTCTGGGGGACACGGGTGACTTTGATGACACACTGTATGTGGAAGAGACTGAGGAGCCTGGGGAGACACTGTTTATTGAGGAGACCGGGAAGCCAAGTGAAGCCCTGAATGTGGGGGAGACTGGGAAGCCTGAAGAGACACTGTGTGTGGAGGAGACCGGGGAGCCTGAGGAGACAGTGTGTGTGGAGGAGACCGGGGAGTCCAAAGAGACACTGTGTGTGGAGGAGACCGGGAAGCCCAAGGAGACACGGTGTGTGGAGGAGCCCGAGGAGCCCGTGGAGACTGGGGAGCCCGCGGAGACTGGGGAGCCAGACAAGACAAGCCCGGAGCAGGTGGTGTATGGGGGAGAGACGCTCACAGACGAGGAGACCACTAACCCTGGGGAGAGCCTCCAAGCAGGGCCTGGCCCCAGCACAGAGGACAACCTGAGCATAGAGGACCTGGAATTGCTCGAGGGGCGTTTCCAGcaatgtgtccaggctgtggcCCAGCTGGAAGAGGAGAGGGATCAGCTCATCCATGAGCTTGTGTTGCTCCGGGAACCAGCCCTCCAGGAGGTGCAACAAGTCCATCAGGACATCCTTGCTGCCTACAAACTGCATGCTCAAGCCGAGCTGGAGAGGGATGGGCTAAGGGAGGAGATCCGGCTGGTCAAGCAGAAGCTGTTCAAGGTGACGAAGGAATGTGTGGCCCACCAGTACCAGCTGGAGTGCCGCCGGCAGGACGTGGCCCAGTTTGCCGATTTCCGGGAAGTGCTGACTGCTCGGGCAGCCGTGCTCTCGGAGGAACTGACCAAGCTCCGGGATGCCTATCAGAAGCAGAAGGAGCAGTTACGGCAACAACTAGAAACACCTCCAAGCCAGGGGGATGGGCACTTTCTGCAGGAGAGCCGGCGGCTCTCGGCTCAGTTTGAGAACCTCATGGCAGAGAGCCGCCAGGGCCTGGAGGAGGAGTATGAGCCCCAGCTGCTGCGGCTCCTAGAGAGGAAagaagctgctgccaaagctctgcAGAAAACCCAGGCAGAGATCCAGGAGATGAAGGAGGCGCTGAGACCCCTGCAAGCAGAGGCCCAGCAGCTCCACCTGCTAAACAGGAACCTGGAGGACCAGATCACGCTTGTGAGGCAGAAACGAGATGAGGAGGTGCAGCAGTACAGG GAACAGCTGGAGAAAATGGAAGAACGACAGAGGCAGTTAAGAAGCGGGGTGCAACTCCAGCAACAGAAGAACAAAGAGATGGAACAGCTAAGGCTCAGCCTTGCTGAAGAGCTCTCAACTTATAA GGGCTGTTTAGAAACGTACGGCCGAATCTGTAACCCAGAAACCACCAAAAAAACTTCTTAG
- the SYNC gene encoding syncoilin isoform X2: protein MASPEPRRGGDGAAQAARETRAEANSSFQGEEYSDSLDEARILNPEVTLSLEGTFNLEDIIFLGDTGDFDDTLYVEETEEPGETLFIEETGKPSEALNVGETGKPEETLCVEETGEPEETVCVEETGESKETLCVEETGKPKETRCVEEPEEPVETGEPAETGEPDKTSPEQVVYGGETLTDEETTNPGESLQAGPGPSTEDNLSIEDLELLEGRFQQCVQAVAQLEEERDQLIHELVLLREPALQEVQQVHQDILAAYKLHAQAELERDGLREEIRLVKQKLFKVTKECVAHQYQLECRRQDVAQFADFREVLTARAAVLSEELTKLRDAYQKQKEQLRQQLETPPSQGDGHFLQESRRLSAQFENLMAESRQGLEEEYEPQLLRLLERKEAAAKALQKTQAEIQEMKEALRPLQAEAQQLHLLNRNLEDQITLVRQKRDEEVQQYREQLEKMEERQRQLRSGVQLQQQKNKEMEQLRLSLAEELSTYKAMIPKSLEQANTPTSQTGGIETQSQGAV, encoded by the exons ATGGCCAGCCCGGAGCCCCGGCGCGGCGGGGACGGCGCCGCCCAGGCCGCGAG GGAAACAAGAGCTGAAGCCAATTCTTCTTTTCAAGGGGAGGAATACTCTGACTCCCTGGATGAGGCGAGGATCTTGAACCCAGAAGTTACTCTATCTTTGGAGGGGACCTTCAACTTAGAGGACATTATCTTTCTGGGGGACACGGGTGACTTTGATGACACACTGTATGTGGAAGAGACTGAGGAGCCTGGGGAGACACTGTTTATTGAGGAGACCGGGAAGCCAAGTGAAGCCCTGAATGTGGGGGAGACTGGGAAGCCTGAAGAGACACTGTGTGTGGAGGAGACCGGGGAGCCTGAGGAGACAGTGTGTGTGGAGGAGACCGGGGAGTCCAAAGAGACACTGTGTGTGGAGGAGACCGGGAAGCCCAAGGAGACACGGTGTGTGGAGGAGCCCGAGGAGCCCGTGGAGACTGGGGAGCCCGCGGAGACTGGGGAGCCAGACAAGACAAGCCCGGAGCAGGTGGTGTATGGGGGAGAGACGCTCACAGACGAGGAGACCACTAACCCTGGGGAGAGCCTCCAAGCAGGGCCTGGCCCCAGCACAGAGGACAACCTGAGCATAGAGGACCTGGAATTGCTCGAGGGGCGTTTCCAGcaatgtgtccaggctgtggcCCAGCTGGAAGAGGAGAGGGATCAGCTCATCCATGAGCTTGTGTTGCTCCGGGAACCAGCCCTCCAGGAGGTGCAACAAGTCCATCAGGACATCCTTGCTGCCTACAAACTGCATGCTCAAGCCGAGCTGGAGAGGGATGGGCTAAGGGAGGAGATCCGGCTGGTCAAGCAGAAGCTGTTCAAGGTGACGAAGGAATGTGTGGCCCACCAGTACCAGCTGGAGTGCCGCCGGCAGGACGTGGCCCAGTTTGCCGATTTCCGGGAAGTGCTGACTGCTCGGGCAGCCGTGCTCTCGGAGGAACTGACCAAGCTCCGGGATGCCTATCAGAAGCAGAAGGAGCAGTTACGGCAACAACTAGAAACACCTCCAAGCCAGGGGGATGGGCACTTTCTGCAGGAGAGCCGGCGGCTCTCGGCTCAGTTTGAGAACCTCATGGCAGAGAGCCGCCAGGGCCTGGAGGAGGAGTATGAGCCCCAGCTGCTGCGGCTCCTAGAGAGGAAagaagctgctgccaaagctctgcAGAAAACCCAGGCAGAGATCCAGGAGATGAAGGAGGCGCTGAGACCCCTGCAAGCAGAGGCCCAGCAGCTCCACCTGCTAAACAGGAACCTGGAGGACCAGATCACGCTTGTGAGGCAGAAACGAGATGAGGAGGTGCAGCAGTACAGG GAACAGCTGGAGAAAATGGAAGAACGACAGAGGCAGTTAAGAAGCGGGGTGCAACTCCAGCAACAGAAGAACAAAGAGATGGAACAGCTAAGGCTCAGCCTTGCTGAAGAGCTCTCAACTTATAA ggCTATGATACCCAAGAGCCTGGAACAGGCTAATACTCCCACTTCTCAGACAGGTGGAATCGAAACACAGTCTCAAG GGGCTGTTTAG
- the SYNC gene encoding syncoilin isoform X1, producing the protein MASPEPRRGGDGAAQAARETRAEANSSFQGEEYSDSLDEARILNPEVTLSLEGTFNLEDIIFLGDTGDFDDTLYVEETEEPGETLFIEETGKPSEALNVGETGKPEETLCVEETGEPEETVCVEETGESKETLCVEETGKPKETRCVEEPEEPVETGEPAETGEPDKTSPEQVVYGGETLTDEETTNPGESLQAGPGPSTEDNLSIEDLELLEGRFQQCVQAVAQLEEERDQLIHELVLLREPALQEVQQVHQDILAAYKLHAQAELERDGLREEIRLVKQKLFKVTKECVAHQYQLECRRQDVAQFADFREVLTARAAVLSEELTKLRDAYQKQKEQLRQQLETPPSQGDGHFLQESRRLSAQFENLMAESRQGLEEEYEPQLLRLLERKEAAAKALQKTQAEIQEMKEALRPLQAEAQQLHLLNRNLEDQITLVRQKRDEEVQQYREQLEKMEERQRQLRSGVQLQQQKNKEMEQLRLSLAEELSTYKAMIPKSLEQANTPTSQTGGIETQSQGDLCGCKSGVCIVALTILMP; encoded by the exons ATGGCCAGCCCGGAGCCCCGGCGCGGCGGGGACGGCGCCGCCCAGGCCGCGAG GGAAACAAGAGCTGAAGCCAATTCTTCTTTTCAAGGGGAGGAATACTCTGACTCCCTGGATGAGGCGAGGATCTTGAACCCAGAAGTTACTCTATCTTTGGAGGGGACCTTCAACTTAGAGGACATTATCTTTCTGGGGGACACGGGTGACTTTGATGACACACTGTATGTGGAAGAGACTGAGGAGCCTGGGGAGACACTGTTTATTGAGGAGACCGGGAAGCCAAGTGAAGCCCTGAATGTGGGGGAGACTGGGAAGCCTGAAGAGACACTGTGTGTGGAGGAGACCGGGGAGCCTGAGGAGACAGTGTGTGTGGAGGAGACCGGGGAGTCCAAAGAGACACTGTGTGTGGAGGAGACCGGGAAGCCCAAGGAGACACGGTGTGTGGAGGAGCCCGAGGAGCCCGTGGAGACTGGGGAGCCCGCGGAGACTGGGGAGCCAGACAAGACAAGCCCGGAGCAGGTGGTGTATGGGGGAGAGACGCTCACAGACGAGGAGACCACTAACCCTGGGGAGAGCCTCCAAGCAGGGCCTGGCCCCAGCACAGAGGACAACCTGAGCATAGAGGACCTGGAATTGCTCGAGGGGCGTTTCCAGcaatgtgtccaggctgtggcCCAGCTGGAAGAGGAGAGGGATCAGCTCATCCATGAGCTTGTGTTGCTCCGGGAACCAGCCCTCCAGGAGGTGCAACAAGTCCATCAGGACATCCTTGCTGCCTACAAACTGCATGCTCAAGCCGAGCTGGAGAGGGATGGGCTAAGGGAGGAGATCCGGCTGGTCAAGCAGAAGCTGTTCAAGGTGACGAAGGAATGTGTGGCCCACCAGTACCAGCTGGAGTGCCGCCGGCAGGACGTGGCCCAGTTTGCCGATTTCCGGGAAGTGCTGACTGCTCGGGCAGCCGTGCTCTCGGAGGAACTGACCAAGCTCCGGGATGCCTATCAGAAGCAGAAGGAGCAGTTACGGCAACAACTAGAAACACCTCCAAGCCAGGGGGATGGGCACTTTCTGCAGGAGAGCCGGCGGCTCTCGGCTCAGTTTGAGAACCTCATGGCAGAGAGCCGCCAGGGCCTGGAGGAGGAGTATGAGCCCCAGCTGCTGCGGCTCCTAGAGAGGAAagaagctgctgccaaagctctgcAGAAAACCCAGGCAGAGATCCAGGAGATGAAGGAGGCGCTGAGACCCCTGCAAGCAGAGGCCCAGCAGCTCCACCTGCTAAACAGGAACCTGGAGGACCAGATCACGCTTGTGAGGCAGAAACGAGATGAGGAGGTGCAGCAGTACAGG GAACAGCTGGAGAAAATGGAAGAACGACAGAGGCAGTTAAGAAGCGGGGTGCAACTCCAGCAACAGAAGAACAAAGAGATGGAACAGCTAAGGCTCAGCCTTGCTGAAGAGCTCTCAACTTATAA ggCTATGATACCCAAGAGCCTGGAACAGGCTAATACTCCCACTTCTCAGACAGGTGGAATCGAAACACAGTCTCAAGGTGATCTTTGTGGGTGCAAGAGTGGTGTTTGCATTGTTGCTTTAACAATACTAATGCCTTAA